A genomic window from Methylorubrum extorquens includes:
- the prmC gene encoding peptide chain release factor N(5)-glutamine methyltransferase — protein MSPRFAATLPLEAALRHLVRTFEEAGLPNARSDARFLALHALSLTPLDLTLRGREPLGAAGAEALRHAAERRLAGEPVARILGAWEFWGLPFALGPETLVPRPDTESVVETALRLLPERPLRLIDLGTGSGCILVALLHERPGALGIGLDRSAAALAVAWRNAAANGVADRAAFLCGSWLDALKGPFDLIVSNPPYIATPVIETLEPEVRGHDPRAALDGGADGLDAYRSILADVARRPGLLSAHGALVLEIGYDQGNALTRLAQEAGFEVIGVGRDLAGHDRVVTLRPSLAGR, from the coding sequence ATGAGCCCCCGCTTTGCTGCGACGCTTCCCCTAGAGGCCGCGCTGCGGCACCTTGTCCGGACCTTCGAGGAGGCCGGGTTGCCGAATGCGCGCTCGGACGCTCGCTTCCTCGCCCTGCACGCCCTTTCGCTCACTCCCCTCGATCTGACGCTCCGTGGACGCGAGCCGCTTGGTGCGGCCGGTGCGGAGGCACTCCGGCATGCGGCAGAGCGGCGGCTTGCGGGTGAGCCAGTGGCGCGGATCCTCGGCGCCTGGGAGTTCTGGGGGCTGCCCTTCGCCCTCGGCCCGGAGACGCTGGTGCCGCGGCCCGACACCGAGAGCGTGGTGGAGACGGCCCTCCGTCTGCTGCCCGAGCGGCCGCTGCGCCTGATCGATCTCGGCACCGGATCCGGCTGCATCCTCGTGGCTCTGCTGCACGAGCGGCCGGGGGCGCTCGGCATCGGCCTCGACCGGTCGGCGGCGGCGCTGGCGGTCGCCTGGCGGAACGCGGCGGCGAACGGTGTCGCCGATCGGGCCGCCTTCCTGTGCGGTTCCTGGCTCGATGCGCTGAAGGGGCCGTTCGACCTCATCGTCTCAAACCCGCCCTACATCGCCACCCCCGTCATCGAAACGCTCGAACCGGAGGTTCGCGGGCACGATCCGCGCGCCGCCCTCGATGGCGGGGCCGACGGCCTCGACGCCTATCGGTCAATCCTCGCGGATGTCGCGCGGCGGCCGGGTCTGCTCTCGGCGCACGGCGCGCTCGTGCTGGAGATCGGCTACGATCAGGGAAACGCCCTGACCCGTCTCGCGCAGGAGGCGGGATTCGAGGTCATCGGCGTCGGCCGGGACCTCGCCGGCCACGACCGGGTCGTCACGCTTCGGCCATCCTTGGCGGGCAGGTGA
- a CDS encoding NADPH:quinone oxidoreductase family protein → MKALVCSRLGGPEDLGIEDLPDPVPGPGEALVRVRVAALNFFDTLIIAGRYQVKPELPFSPGGEACGVIEALAPDAEGFSVGDRVMVHLSHGTARERIAVSVKRLARVPEAVSDAVAAGLSITYGTTLHALRDRAGIRPGETLVVLGASGGVGLAAVELGKLLGARVIACASSPEKLETARAHGADDLVDYRANNLREALRRLAGERGVDVVYDAVGGDLAEPAMRSLGWKGRFLVIGFAAGEIPKFPLNVIMLKGIDVQGVHWGAFVEREPEAHAENQAQLLAWAAEGKLTVKVHGVYPLDAYAEALGVLVRREAVGKVLLDLRG, encoded by the coding sequence ATGAAGGCCCTGGTGTGCAGCCGGCTCGGCGGGCCGGAGGATCTTGGCATCGAGGACCTGCCCGATCCGGTGCCGGGCCCCGGCGAGGCGCTGGTGCGGGTGCGGGTCGCGGCGCTGAACTTCTTCGACACGCTCATCATCGCCGGGCGCTATCAGGTGAAGCCCGAACTGCCATTCTCCCCCGGCGGCGAGGCCTGCGGCGTGATCGAGGCCCTGGCCCCCGACGCGGAGGGCTTCTCCGTCGGCGACCGGGTGATGGTCCATCTCAGCCACGGCACCGCCCGCGAGCGGATCGCGGTCTCGGTGAAGCGCCTCGCGCGGGTGCCGGAGGCCGTCTCCGACGCCGTCGCCGCCGGGCTCTCGATCACCTATGGCACGACGCTCCATGCGCTCCGGGACCGCGCCGGCATCCGTCCGGGCGAAACCCTCGTCGTGCTCGGCGCCTCGGGCGGCGTCGGGCTCGCCGCGGTCGAACTCGGCAAGCTGCTCGGCGCGCGCGTCATCGCCTGCGCCTCCTCGCCCGAAAAGCTCGAAACCGCCCGCGCCCATGGCGCCGACGACCTCGTCGATTACCGGGCCAACAACCTGCGCGAGGCCTTGCGGCGCCTCGCAGGCGAGCGCGGTGTGGACGTGGTCTACGACGCGGTCGGCGGAGATCTGGCCGAGCCGGCCATGCGGTCACTTGGCTGGAAGGGCCGTTTCCTCGTGATCGGCTTCGCCGCGGGCGAGATCCCGAAATTCCCCCTCAACGTCATCATGCTCAAGGGCATCGACGTGCAGGGCGTCCATTGGGGCGCCTTCGTCGAGCGCGAGCCGGAGGCGCATGCGGAAAACCAAGCCCAACTGCTCGCCTGGGCGGCCGAGGGCAAACTCACCGTGAAGGTACACGGCGTCTATCCGCTTGACGCCTATGCGGAGGCGCTCGGCGTCCTCGTCCGCCGCGAGGCGGTCGGGAAGGTGTTGCTCGACCTCAGGGGATAG
- a CDS encoding YbhB/YbcL family Raf kinase inhibitor-like protein, with product MLEKLPHAVGEALSGLRAGAEKAAFHTVAVEAPATLRVTSEAFADTAPIPARYTADGDGLSPPLAIAGVPDGAAALVLFVEDPDAPSPHPFVHLIAWNLRPEAQNLPEGAFASPAGAGVRYDLGRNSFQKDGWLPPDPPTGHGPHHYLFQVFALARPADLPASPGRGALLDALRDNVIAKGLLTGTYERT from the coding sequence ATGCTCGAAAAGCTTCCGCACGCCGTCGGCGAGGCCCTGTCCGGCCTGAGGGCCGGCGCGGAGAAAGCCGCCTTCCATACGGTTGCAGTCGAGGCCCCCGCCACGCTCCGCGTGACGAGCGAGGCCTTCGCCGATACCGCACCGATCCCCGCCCGCTACACCGCGGACGGCGACGGGCTGTCGCCGCCGCTCGCCATCGCCGGGGTGCCGGACGGGGCCGCGGCACTCGTCCTGTTCGTGGAGGACCCGGACGCGCCCTCCCCTCACCCCTTCGTGCACCTCATCGCTTGGAATCTGAGGCCTGAGGCCCAAAACCTTCCCGAGGGGGCGTTCGCGAGCCCGGCGGGTGCGGGCGTCCGGTACGATCTCGGCCGCAACTCCTTCCAGAAGGACGGCTGGCTGCCGCCGGACCCGCCGACCGGCCACGGGCCGCACCATTACTTGTTCCAGGTCTTCGCCCTGGCCCGCCCCGCCGATCTGCCCGCCTCGCCGGGCCGCGGCGCCCTGCTCGACGCGCTCCGGGACAACGTGATCGCCAAGGGCCTGCTGACGGGGACCTATGAGCGGACCTGA
- a CDS encoding cytochrome-c peroxidase codes for MRLKFGFIVAMQLVVGCLTSAAAESQSLDALKAAYKRPTHIPFPEEAPYSPQLATMGKMLFFDPRLSGKQNLSCASCHNPSFGFEVPVPGAIGATNKPLARKAPSVLNAAWIPTLFWDGRAPDLETQAMGPITADAEMDGKFPEIIARLKRIPEYKASFDALFPGKGVTQDTILTAIATYERTVVSGWAPFDRWIDGDEAAISGEAKRGFALFTGKAACAGCHTGWNFTDNKFHDLGIDTKDIGRAAFDPDDRYAKHAFKTPGLRNLSYRAPFGHAGQFADLEAIIAHYENGGLPRPSRSPLMKPISLNDGERADLIAFLRSLTADQTETALPNLPN; via the coding sequence ATGCGTTTGAAGTTCGGCTTCATCGTTGCGATGCAGCTCGTCGTCGGTTGTCTTACATCCGCTGCGGCCGAATCCCAGAGCCTCGACGCCCTCAAGGCCGCCTACAAGCGCCCGACGCACATCCCGTTTCCCGAGGAGGCGCCCTACTCGCCGCAGCTGGCGACGATGGGCAAGATGCTGTTCTTCGATCCCCGCCTCAGCGGCAAGCAGAACCTGAGCTGCGCGAGCTGCCACAACCCGTCCTTCGGGTTCGAGGTGCCGGTTCCCGGCGCGATCGGCGCCACCAACAAGCCGCTCGCCCGCAAGGCCCCCTCGGTGCTGAACGCGGCCTGGATCCCGACCCTGTTCTGGGACGGGCGCGCGCCCGACCTCGAAACCCAGGCGATGGGCCCGATCACCGCCGACGCCGAGATGGACGGCAAGTTTCCCGAGATCATCGCCCGCCTCAAGCGCATCCCCGAATACAAGGCGTCGTTCGACGCCCTGTTTCCCGGTAAGGGCGTGACGCAGGACACGATCCTGACGGCCATCGCCACCTATGAGCGGACCGTGGTCTCCGGCTGGGCGCCGTTCGACCGCTGGATCGACGGCGACGAGGCGGCGATATCGGGCGAGGCCAAGCGCGGCTTTGCCCTGTTCACCGGCAAGGCTGCCTGCGCCGGCTGCCATACCGGCTGGAACTTCACCGACAACAAGTTCCACGATCTCGGGATCGACACCAAGGATATCGGTCGCGCTGCCTTCGATCCCGACGACCGCTACGCCAAGCACGCCTTCAAGACGCCGGGCCTGCGCAACCTGAGCTACCGGGCGCCGTTCGGGCATGCGGGGCAGTTCGCGGATCTCGAAGCGATCATCGCGCACTACGAGAATGGCGGCCTGCCGCGTCCCTCGCGGTCGCCGCTGATGAAGCCGATCAGCCTCAACGACGGCGAGCGCGCGGACCTGATCGCGTTCCTGCGCTCGCTCACGGCGGACCAGACCGAGACGGCCCTGCCGAACCTGCCGAACTGA
- a CDS encoding aspartate kinase encodes MPRLVMKFGGTSVATVDRIRNVARHVAREVAAGYEVAVVVSAMSGKTNELVGWVKDADPLYGAAEYDTVVASGEQVTSGLLAIALNKDGIKARSWQGWQIPIHTSDAHGSARIEGIDPTNLDESFKRGEVAVIAGFQGVNAQTGRIATLGRGGSDTSAVAIAAAIGAERCDIYTDVDGVYTTDPRVVPKAQRMERVTFEEMLEMASLGAKVLQVRSVELAMVHRVPTTVRSSFDPPDAARPGTLICDEDQIVEQQIITGIAFSKDEAQITLRAVKDSPGIAAAIFGPLADANINVDMIIQTVSGDQSTTDMTFTVPAADYERSRAILDAQRDTIQFGQIEGATDVVKVSAIGVGMRSHAGVAAKAFRALAQKGINIRAITTSEIKFSVLIDAAYTELAVRTLHSLYGLDQA; translated from the coding sequence ATGCCCCGTTTGGTGATGAAATTCGGCGGCACCTCCGTCGCCACCGTCGATCGCATCCGCAACGTGGCGCGCCACGTCGCCCGCGAGGTCGCGGCCGGCTACGAGGTCGCGGTCGTGGTCTCGGCGATGTCGGGCAAGACCAACGAACTGGTCGGCTGGGTCAAGGATGCCGACCCGCTCTACGGCGCGGCGGAGTATGACACGGTCGTGGCCTCGGGCGAGCAGGTCACCTCGGGGTTGCTGGCCATCGCGCTCAACAAGGACGGGATCAAGGCCCGCTCCTGGCAGGGCTGGCAGATCCCGATCCACACCTCCGACGCGCATGGCTCGGCCCGGATCGAGGGCATCGACCCGACGAATCTCGACGAGAGCTTCAAGCGCGGCGAGGTCGCCGTCATTGCCGGCTTCCAGGGCGTGAATGCGCAGACCGGCCGGATCGCGACGCTGGGACGCGGCGGTTCGGACACCTCGGCCGTGGCGATCGCCGCCGCCATCGGCGCCGAGCGCTGCGACATCTACACCGACGTGGACGGGGTCTACACAACCGATCCCCGCGTGGTGCCCAAGGCCCAGCGCATGGAGCGCGTGACCTTCGAGGAGATGCTGGAGATGGCATCCCTGGGTGCCAAGGTGCTCCAGGTGCGCTCCGTCGAGCTCGCCATGGTGCACCGGGTGCCGACCACGGTGCGCTCCTCCTTCGATCCCCCCGATGCCGCGCGGCCGGGCACCCTCATCTGCGACGAGGATCAAATCGTGGAACAGCAGATCATCACCGGCATCGCCTTCTCGAAGGACGAGGCGCAGATCACCCTGCGCGCCGTGAAAGACAGCCCCGGCATCGCCGCGGCGATCTTCGGCCCGCTGGCGGATGCCAACATCAACGTCGACATGATCATCCAGACCGTGTCGGGCGACCAATCGACCACCGACATGACCTTCACCGTGCCGGCGGCCGATTACGAGCGTTCCCGCGCCATCCTCGACGCCCAGCGGGACACGATCCAGTTCGGCCAGATCGAGGGCGCCACCGATGTCGTGAAGGTTTCGGCGATCGGCGTCGGCATGCGTTCGCATGCAGGCGTTGCAGCCAAGGCCTTCCGGGCGCTGGCTCAGAAGGGTATCAACATTCGCGCGATCACCACCTCCGAGATCAAGTTCTCGGTCCTGATCGACGCTGCCTACACGGAGCTTGCCGTGCGCACGCTCCACTCGCTATACGGCCTCGACCAGGCCTGA
- the ubiG gene encoding bifunctional 2-polyprenyl-6-hydroxyphenol methylase/3-demethylubiquinol 3-O-methyltransferase UbiG produces MSRMTGASIDRDEVARFDALAARWWDERGPMAVLHKFNPVRVGYIRDEACRVFDRDPAAPFPLEGLTVIDIGCGGGVLSEPLARLGATVTGLDPATGNIAAARAHAEAEGLTIDYRDETIEAVAARGERFDIVLAMEVVEHVSDRAGFLRACCTTVKPGGLLFAATLNRTMRSFALAIVGAEYVLRWLPRGTHDWEKFVTPRELSADITAGGLTVTDTTGVVYNPLGDSWRASRDTGVNYMVAAHRPA; encoded by the coding sequence GTGAGCCGGATGACGGGCGCCTCGATCGACCGGGACGAAGTGGCGCGCTTCGACGCCCTGGCCGCGCGCTGGTGGGACGAGCGCGGGCCGATGGCGGTTCTGCACAAGTTCAATCCGGTCCGGGTCGGCTACATCCGCGACGAGGCCTGCCGGGTCTTCGACCGCGACCCGGCCGCGCCCTTCCCCCTCGAGGGCCTGACGGTCATCGACATCGGCTGCGGCGGCGGCGTGCTGTCGGAGCCGCTGGCCCGGCTCGGCGCCACGGTCACGGGCCTCGATCCGGCGACCGGCAACATCGCGGCGGCCCGCGCCCATGCGGAAGCGGAAGGCCTCACCATCGACTACCGCGACGAGACCATCGAGGCGGTGGCCGCGCGCGGAGAGCGCTTCGACATCGTGCTCGCCATGGAAGTGGTCGAGCATGTCTCCGACCGCGCCGGCTTCCTGCGCGCCTGCTGCACGACGGTGAAGCCCGGCGGCCTGCTGTTTGCCGCCACCCTCAACCGGACCATGCGCTCCTTCGCGCTCGCCATCGTCGGCGCCGAGTACGTGCTGCGCTGGCTGCCGCGGGGCACCCACGATTGGGAGAAGTTCGTGACGCCGCGGGAACTCTCCGCCGACATCACGGCAGGCGGCCTCACCGTCACCGACACGACCGGCGTGGTCTACAATCCGCTGGGCGATTCCTGGCGCGCGAGCCGCGACACAGGGGTGAACTACATGGTGGCGGCGCACAGACCCGCCTGA
- a CDS encoding DUF2268 domain-containing putative Zn-dependent protease (predicted Zn-dependent protease with a strongly conserved HExxH motif), with protein sequence MDWHLHWLEAEGDLAPWRERIAAEIETARHAVAGVLPPFRMDILVERVAGAVIPEVGTAGRAYRPGLCALTVDPLNPNFAASLDTGDIRRTIAHEVHHCRRYAGPGYGRTLGEALVSEGLAGQFAGTLFAGPPEPWECALDDAALRAHLPSAAELRAPDHDHAGWFFGAGGRHPRWLGYTLGYRIVGDWLAANLAPDGETWVNVPAEVVLAASAWSAAA encoded by the coding sequence TTGGACTGGCACCTGCACTGGCTGGAGGCCGAAGGCGACCTCGCGCCCTGGCGCGAGCGGATCGCGGCCGAGATCGAGACGGCCCGGCACGCCGTGGCCGGCGTCCTGCCGCCGTTCCGGATGGACATCCTCGTGGAACGCGTGGCCGGGGCGGTCATCCCGGAGGTCGGCACGGCCGGCCGCGCCTATCGTCCGGGTCTGTGCGCGCTCACCGTCGATCCGCTCAATCCGAACTTCGCGGCGAGCCTCGACACCGGCGACATCCGGCGGACGATCGCTCACGAGGTGCACCATTGCCGGCGCTACGCCGGCCCCGGATACGGGCGCACGCTGGGCGAGGCACTCGTCAGCGAGGGACTGGCCGGACAGTTCGCCGGGACGCTCTTCGCAGGCCCTCCCGAGCCCTGGGAATGCGCCCTGGACGACGCGGCTCTGCGGGCCCATCTCCCGAGTGCGGCGGAACTCCGGGCGCCCGATCACGATCACGCCGGCTGGTTCTTCGGAGCCGGCGGGCGCCATCCGCGCTGGCTCGGATACACTCTCGGTTACCGGATCGTCGGCGACTGGCTCGCCGCCAACCTCGCGCCCGACGGCGAGACCTGGGTGAACGTGCCAGCGGAGGTCGTCCTCGCCGCGTCGGCGTGGTCCGCTGCGGCTTGA
- the prfA gene encoding peptide chain release factor 1: MTPIPSDRLDAILARHDIVTAQLADGSADAGSIVQLSRELSELDGVVAAIHHYRLAEANLAGIRAMIDEPGGDPEMRALAAEEKPEAEGALEQAHRALQLILLPKDAADEKSAILEIRAGTGGDEAALFAGDLFRMYAKYAESKGWRVEVISESEGTAGGYREVVAEVKGRSVFSRLKFESGAHRVQRVPDTETQGRIHTSAATVAVLPEAEEVDIVVNEADLKIDTMRAQGAGGQHVNKTESAIRITHMPTGVVVFVQEERSQHKNRARAMSLLRSKLFDAERTAKDSARAADRKAQVGSGDRSERIRTYNFPQGRVTDHRINLTLYKLEEVMAGQALDEVIDALVTEHQAELLAAEGMA, translated from the coding sequence ATGACCCCCATTCCTTCCGATCGCCTCGACGCCATCCTGGCGCGGCACGACATCGTCACGGCGCAGCTCGCCGACGGTTCGGCCGATGCCGGGAGCATCGTGCAGCTCTCCCGCGAATTGTCCGAACTCGACGGCGTCGTGGCCGCGATCCATCATTACCGGCTGGCGGAGGCCAACCTGGCCGGCATCCGGGCGATGATCGACGAGCCGGGCGGCGATCCGGAGATGCGCGCGCTCGCCGCCGAGGAGAAGCCGGAGGCGGAAGGTGCGCTCGAACAGGCCCACCGTGCGCTGCAACTGATCCTGCTGCCCAAGGATGCGGCCGATGAGAAGAGCGCGATCCTCGAAATCCGCGCCGGCACCGGCGGTGACGAGGCGGCCTTGTTCGCGGGCGACCTGTTTCGCATGTACGCGAAATACGCCGAGTCGAAGGGCTGGCGCGTCGAGGTGATCTCGGAGAGCGAGGGCACGGCCGGCGGCTATCGCGAGGTCGTGGCCGAAGTGAAGGGCCGCTCGGTGTTCTCGCGCCTCAAGTTCGAGAGCGGGGCCCACCGCGTCCAGCGCGTGCCCGACACCGAGACGCAGGGGCGCATCCACACTTCCGCCGCCACGGTCGCCGTGCTGCCGGAGGCGGAAGAGGTCGACATCGTCGTCAACGAGGCCGACCTGAAGATCGACACCATGCGGGCGCAGGGCGCCGGCGGCCAGCACGTCAACAAGACGGAGTCGGCGATCCGCATCACCCATATGCCGACCGGCGTGGTGGTGTTCGTCCAGGAGGAGCGCTCGCAGCACAAGAACCGCGCCCGGGCGATGTCCCTCCTGCGTTCGAAGCTGTTCGATGCCGAGCGCACCGCCAAGGATTCGGCGCGGGCCGCCGACCGCAAGGCGCAGGTTGGCTCCGGCGACCGTTCGGAGCGCATCCGCACCTACAATTTCCCGCAAGGCCGCGTCACCGACCACCGCATCAACCTGACCCTCTACAAGCTGGAGGAGGTCATGGCCGGCCAGGCGCTCGACGAGGTGATCGACGCCCTGGTGACCGAGCATCAGGCCGAGTTGCTGGCCGCCGAGGGAATGGCGTGA
- the ptsP gene encoding phosphoenolpyruvate--protein phosphotransferase, translating into MPAAPGGPRLLLRRLREAMAEPVSPQQRLDRIVVLIAANVIAEVCSVYVVRDDNTLELFATEGLNRDAVHITRMRADEGLVGLIAKTAEPLALSDAQSHPSFSYRPETGEEIYHAFLGVPLLRAGNTLGVLVVQNKTYRVYSEEEIEALQTTAMVLAELIASGELQALSPGAGTAARRPVSQRGVALADGIGLGHVVLHEPRIVVKLLIAENVEREMERLEEAIEDVRSAIDELVERGDGLSSGESREILETVRMFAHDKGWLRRMREAVQSGLTAEAAVERVQSDNRARMLRQSDPYLRDRLHDLDDLANRLLRRLVGQEGRNGDGLPENAILVARSMGPAALLDYDRARLRGVVLEEGGPTSHIAIVARALGIPAVGEIANATSLCDAGDAIIVDGLSGEVQIRPTPEVEASYAEMVRLRARRQEQYRALRDVPAVTRDGVKIGLHLNAGLLVDLTHLHETGAEGVGLFRTELQFMIAERMPSAAEQQTLYEAVYSATGDLPVTIRTLDIGGDKILPYMPALEEENPALGWRAIRIGLDRPALLRVQLRALLKAAAGRPIKIMFPMVATVEEFTRARDIVEREKAHLRRHGYALPSDCRLGAMVEVPSLLFQIDEIAREADFLSVGSNDLMQFLFAVDRENRRVANRFDPLCGAAMRAFRLIAERAAAQGCPATVCGEIGGRPLEALALIGLGFRDFSMSPASIGPVKAMVLSADAGEVAALIQAELTRVTDGASVRPALAAYAKANGVPI; encoded by the coding sequence ATGCCCGCTGCGCCCGGAGGCCCGCGCCTGCTGCTGCGCCGGCTCCGCGAAGCCATGGCGGAGCCGGTCAGTCCGCAGCAGCGTCTTGATCGGATCGTCGTCCTCATCGCGGCGAACGTGATCGCCGAGGTGTGCTCGGTCTACGTGGTGCGGGATGACAACACCCTCGAACTGTTTGCAACCGAGGGTCTGAACCGCGACGCGGTCCACATCACCCGCATGCGCGCCGACGAGGGCCTCGTCGGCCTCATCGCCAAGACCGCCGAACCGCTGGCGCTCTCGGACGCGCAGTCGCACCCCTCGTTCTCGTATCGGCCGGAAACGGGCGAGGAGATCTACCACGCCTTCCTCGGCGTGCCGCTGCTGCGGGCCGGGAATACGCTCGGCGTGCTGGTGGTCCAGAACAAGACCTACCGCGTCTATTCCGAGGAGGAGATCGAGGCGCTCCAGACCACCGCCATGGTGCTGGCGGAGCTGATCGCCTCGGGCGAACTCCAGGCGCTGTCGCCCGGCGCCGGCACCGCGGCGCGGCGCCCGGTGAGCCAGCGCGGCGTCGCGCTCGCCGACGGGATCGGCCTCGGCCACGTCGTGCTGCACGAGCCGCGCATCGTCGTGAAGCTGCTGATCGCCGAAAACGTCGAGCGCGAGATGGAGCGGCTCGAAGAGGCGATCGAGGACGTGCGCTCGGCGATCGACGAGCTGGTCGAGCGCGGCGACGGCCTCAGTTCGGGCGAATCCCGCGAGATCCTCGAGACCGTGCGGATGTTCGCCCACGACAAGGGTTGGCTGCGGCGGATGCGCGAGGCGGTCCAGTCGGGCCTGACCGCTGAGGCCGCGGTCGAGCGGGTGCAGTCGGACAACCGCGCGCGGATGCTGCGCCAGAGCGACCCCTATCTGCGTGACCGCCTGCACGATCTCGACGACCTCGCAAACCGTCTGCTGCGCCGCCTCGTCGGCCAGGAGGGGCGGAACGGCGACGGCCTGCCGGAGAACGCGATCCTGGTCGCCCGCTCCATGGGCCCGGCCGCACTCCTCGACTACGACCGGGCTCGTTTACGCGGCGTGGTGCTGGAGGAGGGCGGGCCGACGAGCCACATCGCCATCGTCGCCCGCGCGCTCGGCATCCCGGCGGTCGGCGAGATCGCCAACGCCACGAGCCTGTGCGATGCTGGCGACGCGATCATCGTCGATGGCCTGTCGGGCGAGGTGCAGATCCGGCCGACACCCGAGGTCGAGGCGTCCTACGCCGAGATGGTGCGCCTGCGCGCCCGGCGGCAGGAGCAGTACCGGGCCCTGCGCGACGTGCCCGCCGTCACCCGCGACGGCGTGAAGATCGGCCTGCATCTCAACGCGGGCCTCCTCGTCGATCTGACCCATCTGCACGAGACCGGGGCGGAGGGCGTCGGCCTGTTCCGCACCGAGCTGCAATTCATGATCGCCGAGCGGATGCCCTCGGCGGCCGAGCAGCAGACGCTCTATGAGGCGGTCTATTCGGCGACCGGCGACCTTCCGGTCACGATCCGCACCCTCGACATCGGCGGCGACAAGATCCTCCCCTACATGCCGGCGCTCGAGGAGGAAAACCCAGCGCTCGGCTGGCGGGCGATCCGCATCGGCCTCGACCGGCCGGCTTTGCTGCGGGTGCAATTGCGCGCGCTGCTGAAGGCTGCGGCCGGGCGCCCGATCAAGATCATGTTCCCGATGGTCGCCACCGTCGAGGAATTCACCCGCGCCCGCGACATCGTCGAGCGCGAGAAGGCGCACTTGCGCCGCCACGGCTACGCCCTGCCGAGCGATTGCCGCCTCGGCGCGATGGTCGAGGTGCCCTCGCTGCTGTTCCAGATCGACGAGATCGCCCGCGAGGCGGATTTCCTCTCGGTCGGTTCGAACGACCTGATGCAGTTCCTGTTCGCGGTCGATCGCGAGAACCGGCGCGTGGCCAACCGCTTCGATCCCCTGTGCGGGGCGGCGATGCGCGCCTTCCGCCTCATCGCCGAGCGCGCCGCGGCGCAAGGTTGCCCGGCCACCGTCTGCGGCGAGATCGGCGGGCGCCCGCTCGAGGCGCTGGCGCTGATCGGCCTCGGATTTCGTGATTTCTCGATGTCGCCGGCCTCGATCGGCCCGGTCAAGGCGATGGTGCTCTCCGCCGATGCCGGCGAGGTCGCGGCGTTGATCCAGGCCGAGCTGACCCGGGTGACCGACGGCGCCTCGGTCCGGCCTGCGCTCGCCGCCTATGCCAAGGCGAACGGCGTGCCGATTTAG